Within the Rosa rugosa chromosome 2, drRosRugo1.1, whole genome shotgun sequence genome, the region GCTCATACTACCGCCAGCAGTACCAACAACTATCAAGGGTGTGACCTACGAAAATACCGCCAACCAGGCTATCACCTTAGCTCCAGCTCAGTCCAAGATCACCGCTGATGCACCACCATGCACCACGCCAAGATCACCTCgttgaagcatcagaagctgggaattgaagcatatccgtcccacatcgaaaacaagaaagcactactagaattttgctcATAATGCCAATATACAATAAAATCTATACTAACACAATGGAAAATCAAGATTATACCATCTTATTTACAGTTTTAGATCTGCTTTACATTACTGAAATACCTCAAATTTGACACTTTGGCCATACCTCAAATCTGCTTTCCATTACTGAAATACCTCAGTGAGCAACATTAATTATGAAGCTATAACTTCCACTAACTGGTTAGAACAATATTGAATGATAAACATTATCTGATTGGGGAAAACTGAAATAGAAAGCTAATAAAGATTGGATATACTTGTTTTAAGGTTTTGAAGCGGTATATATAAAGATTCCAGTACGTTGTTATTGAGAACTTTCTGCTGTTCTTTAGCTAATGTGTTGCCTCTAAATACTTTCTGCtgttcataataatttaatgggaatttggaagaCATTtaacatttatatatattaaaataagTTTTGCAGAAGATCATCTCCAAATGATGAAGGAATAGAATTTAGACATGAATGAAAAAATAACACAGAGAACAGTAGTAGATGTGAGCTAGTTACTAGTTACTTTCTCACACTCACTCACATAGCTAGAAAAGGGAGGTCATAATCCCCAGCCTGACAACATAATTTTGGTGTTAACTAATTTGTAGAATATCATCTCGAGAAGACGGAGAGTCCTCACAAACTTGTTATGTAGCTGTGAAAGCAAACCTGTACTACGTGTTAGTACAGCTGGAGAATATTTCTCTCCACTCAGAAGCCTCAAATGCAGCAAGcaatataaaacaaaaaattggCAAATTCATCAACTCATCATTCCACAAGCTATACGGCCCTTATGTGATACCCTAATCTGTTAAATCATTCAATTGGAATAGCGAAACATGACTTTGGAATATAGTTTAGTAGAGATCTGTAAAATACGCCAAAGCATCACTCTTCAACCGAAGAATTGCAATGAGGAGCTCCCACAAAACAAAGTTGAACTTACTAAGAAAATGACCAAGTTCATTGCGCTACAATTTTACGAGGAGAATACATAGATCATACAAACCGAAAAGTAGCTTGCTCAGCTTGGATCTGGAACCAACAGTTAGTGACATTTGAAGATCATGAGAGAAGTACAAATGTGTAAAAATGTGCCATAGGTGTTGGTCAAACAGTTTCTCACTTTTCTTGCCAAGAGACAAACAGAGAGCATCACATTAGCATGTTATGCTCAAGATAACCAATCCACAACTGCACATACAACATTTTTATAAGTTAAGAATACAATCACTGCTGTGCGCATTGCACCCTCTGTGCACCACCAGGCATGTCATCGTCCTCATCATACGCCTCCGAATGAGCCTGGTGCTGTTTCCTCCTCATCTCCTCCTCCATGTTCACATCATGCAGAGTCGTCTCCTCACACTCATCCAACTCCATGTCTGTCAGCTCCTGATGTGATGCCCTTGGAAGAGCAGCTTCCAAAGCCTTGACCTGCTCAGGGCTCAGAGTTTCAGGGAAGTCCACCGAAAAATGGATGTACAGCTTGCCCTTCATGAATGGCCTCTGGTACATTGGCATACCCTCATCATTGATGGCCTTAAACGAATCTGCAATTTCATAATTAACCCACAAGATTAATAACAATGTGAGGAAATTACAATTGGCACATCCAGCTAGAAAAAAACACACTAAGTACAGAGTTCATGAACTCTACTAACCAGGCTTCACAACTTCGCCAGGGTTTGATTTGATAAGTAGCTGCCTGCCATCCAAATGGTTCAGCACAAACTGGAAACCACATAGAGCATCTGTAAGCGATAAAGAGTGCTCCACAAAAAggtcatccatctttctctTGAACTTGGGATGTTCCTTTTGCTGAATGATGAACACTATATCACCAGTGATTGTGTCAGGCTGCAATGACAAAAACAATGGAAGCAGGCAAACCAATCAATCCCACACTTCACTAAGCATGAAAGAACTAAGAAGTATACATTACTATCAGGATAATTGAAAACATACAGCTTCATCAGCTTCGCCAGGAAATGTGATCTTCTGTCCATTCTGCATACCCTTCTCCACATGGACTTCTAAAACTTTCTTCTCTTGAACAACCTTCTCTCCCTTGCACTGTCCACAGCGGTCCTTGTCACTAATGGTCTCTCCGGTACCCTTACATTCATTGCAAGCATGCTGCATCTGTTGAATCATAGAGGGTCCAAGATGTCTAATAGTGACCTTCATACCAGTTCCTTGGCAACCACCACACTTGGTTGAGGCTCCAGATTTTGATCCTTTGCTGCCATTTACAACAGGTGCCCATATAAGCATCATATGCAAATCACAACTCAATCAAAGCTAACACTACCAGAAAGTGCAATACTTAGCAAAAGTACTGGCATGTGAAACAATACTCACCCTTTGCACTTAGAGCACAACACATTGCGAGATAGGGAAAGTTTCTTCGAGGTTCCAAGATATAGGTCTTCCAAAGAGACCTTCAATGGGTGAACCACATCTTCTCCACGTCTCTGTCTCCGTCCTCTGCTACTACCACCTGCTCATATAAGGGAAATTCAGACACTTGCTAATCTCTTTGCGACTTATGAATCAGCATAATCCTAAACAAAATCACAGGGCTCTCACCTCCCATGCCTCCAAATGGGCTGCCACCACCACCaaagaaagaggagaagatgtCAAACGGGTCATGGCCACCCGCTCCCATTCCTTCCTTAAGTCCATCCTCACCATATTGATCATAAATTTCTCTCTTCTCCGGGTCGCTCAGAACCTCATAAGCCTGAGCCAACTCTTTGAACTGCAAATAATTTCAAAATCTAATTAGGCCTACATATATTACAGTTTCAATCACTCTAAACACCTCAACCCACAAACATATCTCGCTTAAAATCTACACCCAGAGCTTCAAATCAACTAAAACACCCCAACCCATGAGTCATAAACCAACAAAAGACTAATAATTTAACAAAATTCTTCACCATAATATATGCaattaaatcaataaaaaaaaaaaacagatcccATCAAAATTCAGATTATAACTCAAAACCCAAATCTGGAAAAACTCTAAATCGACAAAGATTCATGGAAAAAGGGTAAAGATTGGTACTTTTTCAGGATCTCCGCCCTTATCAGGATGGTTCTTGATGGCGGCTTTCTTGTAAGCCTTCTTCAAATCTTCCGGCGAGGCAGTCTTGGAGACTCCAAGAATCTCATAGTACTTGGAGTTATCGCTCTTCTTGGGCGCCCTACCTCCTCCGAACATCTTCGATTTCGATTTAACTAAAAcgacccctctctctctctctcttaacgAGGAGGACAACAACGACGAAGACTTGGGGGAAGCAACACGACCTAAACGCAACGACTTGAACTCAAAGAGATGAGGAAGACTTGGAAGAGGTTTTATAGCAAGAGGAGGAAAGCAGGTGATTATTATTCGAGAGAGTGGGGGACGTTTCTGGTTTTGTtaaagaaggatctagaatgaCATGTCCCGCAGGGTTTTTATTGGTTGTGGATTCTGGACCGTCCGATCGATGGTGTGATCCAGAGAATTGTTGATTATTAAAGAAACAGGAATTGAACTTTTTTGACTAGCCTTTATGCCTCGTGTcgaaattaatattattaaggTGATTTAACTCGGGTCAATGTTTTTGATTGAGTTCAAGTCGGGGTTTAGCTCgaataattttttaattttttttcaagctCAAGTTCGGCTcggcttgaatattttttttcagAGAAAAATTTACCATCACTGTCCACATTTTGGTACCAATTCCAAtttgatacccagactcacaAAGCTATCAATGTGATACGTGAAGTCTTATATTGCTATTGATGACAAACTTCCATCAAATTTCCATGACGTCTCCGTGGCAAGCATGTCGAGAgaaaaaaaaggcaaaagacCAAAATAACCTAATCTTAAATCTTATCACCAATTTTTACTGAATTTGAGACTCGAGATCTGAGTTTAAGTTTTCTCATATGTTGTTAATGTTCAGAATACTGCCATATGATGTCGGCTTCTGATAACGTGGACTGATGTCCAATCTTCTGATATGTATAGAGTTCAGGAAATCCAGTTaatctgtcaagagaaatacaacggCATCAAGAGGGGAGACCGCAGTTGGCGGTCTTCGCTCCTCCGGTGCTAAAGTTAGACGATGTACTTGTATTGACAAATGTAGCGGTAGATagctattgaatgcgtaatgaatgaagagagagaagtggaccttttataggtgaaataGTGAGTTACCACactcttgttttcgatgtgggactgatatacTTCAATTTGCTGAGTTTTGGTCCTTTCTGCAGAGACAACTTTGGGTGGCGCATGTCGGCGCGTCGAGGCATATTTCGGCCTGGAGTTGGCTTGCCGGTGAAGGTTGTCTTGCTGTGTTTCCAGGGGTCACACCGTTGAAGTCATTCCGACAAGGTGACATGGTTAAGTATGAGTGCTGATTATGGCTGACAAGTGTTATGTATGTACATATGTCTTGTAAGAGTTGAATTATTTGAGGAGAGCATTTAGACTCTTGATGGTTGGTTGGCTTTGTCGATATTAGAAGTGTTCCTTTTGTTTACAGGTTTGATGTTTTGGGTAGTTCatctttaggggaagttccaccaaatttttggtagaatttcttctaaagtgagCCCCCACAGAACCACttaggatttcagggtgaaatctggggcgggttcTGTCAAATATggtccaataaaaaaaaacatttcatACCAAGTTTATAAAAGAAAGGAAACATTTATGTTATCAAAACAAACATGGTCTACAAACAACCAGGCCACAAAGCAAACCAAGTAAATTGGTGGATGAGTATTACAGATGTTGAACTAATATTAGTCTGTTTCTCCAAATCTCAAACCGCAGCAGACCAATTGAATCGGTATATTAATGAGGGTAACTGACTTTTCGGTTAGTTTTTGAGAATTCAAACAATCGCAATTTGGAGGTAGTAAATGGTTGTAGTAATAAGATCGAGCAATAATCGGGCCATAACTTATGTAGATCTACTATTCTTAAAGGTTTTATGAATCTCACTTCTTTAGATCTTGAGGTTCATAAGCCTTAGATTTGTGCAAAGTGAAGCAAATGAATAAagcagaggaggaagaagaaaaaaagatgaagaatgagaagaagaataaagacgAATTATAAGAACTGAGAATAagtataaagagagagagagagagaggtgaaaaTTTTACAGTACCTactaaaaagcaaaaaagaacaCGCCTCACGCGCCTAGTCGTTTCTACTGAGAGTTCATGCCTTGTCCGGCGGCACGCCCTAGAGGCGTCGTTGTCGAACGGGCAAGAGAGAGAGCAGACCTTGTGTCCGAGAGTGGGTCTTCCCGGAGGTAAGCCCAATCAAAGTGAAGGTGATGTAGTGATGGGATCGCTGTCCAGACAATTTGAAGGGGCAGTTGGGTGGTGGAGGCGGCGGTGTGTTGGCTAGCGAACATGGCTGGTGTTGCTGCGTGGTCTTCTAGGGGCGGATTCGAGTTCAGCGGCTCGAAATCCAGATGGGATCGACAGTGCGCGGATTTGGTTGGTTAACTTCGATCTAATTCGTGCTGCCTCTAATCTGGTTCTTGCAGGTTCTGATCTGTTTTATGCGGGGTTCGATCTGCTTCGTGGAGACGCTGCAAGATGTGATCTGGGTTGGAGGGTGACTGCCCGGCGCACAGGGGGTGGAGGTGGAGACGCTGTCGATGGTGGGTTGGCAGAGGTGTTTCAGGCGGGATGGTGGTGGCGTTGTTGCTACATCCTTgcacttgggcttgggcttggcaGAATTTGGGCTTTGGCTTTGGGCCCATGTAACTTTTGTTtatcttttatgttttattgttttttgctTTTAGTAAGATGTGACTTTATGTCGGCAATAAGTCCCTGCAACATTTTAGTAGGGCGATGTGGGCTTTGTCCCGGTTT harbors:
- the LOC133732229 gene encoding dnaJ protein homolog; amino-acid sequence: MFGGGRAPKKSDNSKYYEILGVSKTASPEDLKKAYKKAAIKNHPDKGGDPEKFKELAQAYEVLSDPEKREIYDQYGEDGLKEGMGAGGHDPFDIFSSFFGGGGSPFGGMGGGSSRGRRQRRGEDVVHPLKVSLEDLYLGTSKKLSLSRNVLCSKCKGKGSKSGASTKCGGCQGTGMKVTIRHLGPSMIQQMQHACNECKGTGETISDKDRCGQCKGEKVVQEKKVLEVHVEKGMQNGQKITFPGEADEAPDTITGDIVFIIQQKEHPKFKRKMDDLFVEHSLSLTDALCGFQFVLNHLDGRQLLIKSNPGEVVKPDSFKAINDEGMPMYQRPFMKGKLYIHFSVDFPETLSPEQVKALEAALPRASHQELTDMELDECEETTLHDVNMEEEMRRKQHQAHSEAYDEDDDMPGGAQRVQCAQQ